ttttttccaagttggGTAAAAAAAATCGTGATGATAGAATTGGTACGTACGTGATTAATATGCTTATATAGTGTGCACCTGTGCATAATGCAAAACAATGACATATTATTAAGGACATAGGTTATTACCACGAAATCGATCGATGTGTGTCAGTGTgtgaaacacaaaaataattaaaaaaaagagagattaattatacacaaaataaaataaaaagttttttgatGGTAGAGTAACTGAATGAGGGTGCTCGACAAgcttccactttttttttttaccacaaaacaaaaccaacttttGAAGTATGAAgatccattttttttactttttctcttttagtaGGTTATAAATTGATAATGAAAGCTATACTTAATGTAGTAACTAACCACTGACGACAACTAAGATCGAACCACATAGGAATATCCATTAGTTAACCGACGTCGCAACTTCATTCAATAATCCTACTTTAATTGGTGAATCTTACTTAGATAATGTGATTAGAGCTAGCTAGCTCGCAGGACCAAAGTAGTACTAGTATTAACTAAGGATTTAAGATTTAACCAATAAAcgatcaaaaaaagaaatgaagagatAAATCATTACCTTGATTAATCAGTGGTGTTGAGCAGAAACGAAGACCTTATTGGAGTGGGAGCTTCTCTTCTACGTTTTCTATCTCTTTCAGCCCAAAAGCTTCTAAAAAGTATCAAAAATTGTTTCCTCAGCATCCCTTTGCACCATCAGCTTGGAGAACAAGTCATGAAACAGCTATCTCTCTTAGTAATTGACCAAAATACCCTTCATCAtgctctttttatttgttttgttgttttttttcattttgaaaaattgcattAATTAAGCACTTCATGCAGGTATTTCTATGatgaatatatagtttaaatgaATTTCTCAATGTATCACTTAAGATAAATGTAAAACTGAAATGGatgtaatatattaatatgttgGACAAGTTAAATAACATCATTCTCTACGTCAATTTTAAGAAAACACTACAGTACGACATAATGCAATAACGGCaaaatttagtaattataataccaaaaaaaatcggcggggtttgttttgtttttttttttacatataaattacTCTTAAGGGAGGGAAAAAGAGGATGAGGGACACGCGTCATATAGTAATTGGGTTTGTTCCGAGGAAAAAATGGAATTTGCCAACAATAAGTTACGtcacgtgtttttttttttttttgaaacgcGTTTGTTTGCCTTGCTTGCTTCCACCTTCCCacgtgactttttttttttttaatttttttttatataaaaaagaatctGAATCGTGCCATTCTTTTCTATACAGAAGATTTAAATTCCTTCGTTTCATACCTTTGGCAAtgaaatttgagaatttttctttatatatttactcCAAAGTTGTAGTTCAGTAATAATACAAATGAAACAATGTGTAAAACGAACCTACGCcctgtttcttttttatatacacaGAGAAGAAATTGGAAAACTATATTGACTGTGTGACGTCAATTAAACCACTCTTGATTCTTCCTTCTTCGGGGGGTTCTTCCGTTTACCTACGTACCCCGTGTGGTTAAAATCAATCATGTATCTCAGATTCCTGTTTAACATGAGAATTTGATCTCTGTGTGCTTAGCTTGCGCAGGAACTGCAACGCCTCAGTATATGATGGATCCGACCGACTCAGTGGTTTACATGAATTTATATGGTCTGTTGACTCCAACACCTGTTTCACAATATTCTTCAAGTAAAAAAACCAACAGTTTTGGATTTCCAAGTTTCTTTTATAAATGGAGAGCTACTTACAACAAGTTCACCAAATCCTGGGTATGCTGATTCTATTGGCACAATCTCCATCCTAAACGCCCATCCTCCATAGCCTTCCACTATTGGTGTTACTTTTGTCTGCAGAGTTATGATGAAAACAGTCATTCTATTTAGCATCGTGTAATGTGGTGACCAATCTAAAGAGAACTCTTATTAAGTGTAATCGAATAAATCAACAACCTCACAGAAACTAAGGACTTCAACAACCCCTTTCTTGTGGAGCTGTCGAAGCAAGTCATTCAGCTCCACTAGTCTTGGTGAACCACTTCGTAGCTCTCCTATCTATCACATTTCATCATCCATAAGGCTCATTAggcagatagagagagagagagagacaaagattTGGAGATGGTATAAAAGGATTAAATCAGCTCAATAAAGGAATCGTATTTACTAACAGATGGAGCCGGGCGCAACACAAGACCCATTCGCCAGGGCATATCTGCTAGCTTGCTGCCAAAATGTGGGCAACTGTAGAATATCTGCAAGTGTtgacattatatattttatacagaGCTAATTTGCTAAGACAAAGCCCAAGAAGATAGAGAAATATGATGCTTAAGATTATAGAAAACCATAAAATGTATGACGTATTGATACTTACAACTCCAGCGGTGTTATTAACTAGTTTATCAAGCTTTTCTTCCTTTGCTTTGTGTAGCATCTGCTTCACGACAAGGCCTCCCATACTGCAACATGAacattattttatcaaaattcatGAATTCATGTTCCAGGAGACAACATGTCAATTCAATGAAGTAATTCACTACTGAGATAAACACCAAGATGTAGCCTTAATAATTAACAGACCAGACAGTATAAATCACTGATGACACTAGATGGGGCAAATAAGTTTGCAAAAGGAAATATCTATTGACAGGTACCATAAGAGATGTCACACCTGTGAGTCACAAAAACAACAGGTCTGTCTCCAATGCCTGCCGAGACAAGCTTTTCCAATATCATAGAACTAACTTCCTGCAAATTAgcaaaatattaatcaataatcCTCATCAAACTTTGACCAACATTTCCAGGGAAACAAGAAAACTGTTCAACAAATCCATTCCAATGGCAAATTATCCTAAACCTTAGCAGTAACTTTAAAATTATGCCAGTTATACTGACAAAGACTGTAAGCTCAGACCACGACCTCTCAGGATATACTAATGTACAGATACAATCATCTACTCTTTTGTTGACTCCTCTGATCATATATACATTTACGTCCGAAAACTGCAGCAAGCTTATATTTGACCCAAGGGTTTAACATACATTATTGGTATATGtgtttcattaataaaataattaccgCATACTACTACTctcaagaattaaaaaaagggtataatttcaaaactaattaatgaaaaaaaaatgtacctgAAGAGGCAAGCTAGCTCCAGACCATTCTGTGAGGTTCGTCTGAATCAAATAGTTCAAAGAGAATCAAAATGGCAACCAGGGAACAGATGAGTACACAACATATGGATCAGACAGTAGTTACGAAAGTCCCCACAAGTAGGTTTAACCGTTTAAgcattttcttttgtcaaacaaagtaGGTTATGCATGCATCAAAATAGGGTAAATCGCAGTCATACCTTGTATTTAAGGGTAAACAAGCGAGCTTGAGGAAAATCATTTGAAAGCCACTCACTCGGCCAAAATGTTCCCAGCTTTCCTGCTTCCTGGTCAATCTTCTCCACCAAGCCAGATTTGGTAGAGGACTTGTCCTCAGCAATTCGCCAAGTTTTAAAAGGTCCACCACGCAAGCCATGaagaaaaataacatcaaattcAGGATCATGCACACGCGAACCACTGCTGGAAGGTACCATTGAACTAGACAGATCGCTAGCATCACCGACATGGTCTCTTACTGCATCAGCAGCATTTGCTGATACACCTTCACTAGCGGTCTCGTTCTTCTTACCACTTTGTTGTTCTTTCTCAGGACACTTCCAATGGGCTAGTCCAGgattaatcaaaaatatcatGTCTCCGTAGCGAGGACAGTTGCTGTTCGTGTCTGAGATGTCTGGCTTGGAACTGCCACCGTTTCCAGATTCACTACCATCTCGCTGATTGCAATATACGTTTAACAAAGAAGCCCGTGCATAACTTTGTGTCTTAGGGTCACTGCAACCGGAAATGTTTCCTCTTGCACAATCATCAAGCCATTTGCACCAAGTTTCATCAGCTAAAATGATCTTCTGGACTTGCGGAAGAAGCGAAAGAATAGTTAGCAATCTAGCAGCATGCCTTCGGATGTGCGCACTAGCTGGGACTCTAACACTACATGGATCCTGCATATCTGTAATTGAAGATTCACCAAGACTATCAGGAGTTCTCTCGCGAGCCTCTAGGGCTCTGGATGCATCATAAGCTTCAATTGCACCTAACTTCTCATAATCATCACATAATAGAAAGCGCCTTAGTAAACAAAGAATACCAAAATCAACTATTTTGTTCTGGCATACAGAATCTTCAGCACAAACATCAGTCAGTGACTTGATTGCCTTAAGGGTTGCCAATGCAGACTCAGCAGCATTAAATTTAGGGACGGTATCCTTCTTTAAGTTCTTAATCGGCACTGCAAAAGGCTCTGAAAGGAGCAGATCTGCCAGTGGAACATTATTGACAGAATCCGGGACTGTACCCAGTTGAGCCATGGCAAGATTGACCACAGCCCCTGCTAACTGGTTGGTTGACTGAGTAGCAGAAGAAACTTTTGACTGATCTACCTGTATATGAGAAAGCAAATAGctgttatatattaaatctaaaaacTGAAAGTTGTAACTGAACTAAATATACATAATTCGTAACAATGCTCTGTTCAGATAACATAATCAATGACCAAAATATTATGCACCTTTGGTTTCTCGTTTTTAGGTAGGCTAGCTCCTTTAGCTGACAACGCCTTACTGTGGTTCAAAATCTCATTCATTATAAGGGTTAACCATCCCTGAGAAATCGGGACAGAGTGTGGTCCATAGTCCTCAAACGTGCGTGAAAGGATTCTTCTTGCTGAAGATTGGACAGTATCAGATGCAACTTTTCCAAGAACCCATGAAAGTAGTATTCCGGACCATTTCTGACTCTCTTCAAGTGATAAATGCATGTCACCAGCACAGAGTAATTCTAGTGCCTTTGACAAACCTTCTTGCACAGCTTTGTGCTTACTTGTTTTTCTAGCACTATCTCTCATCAGATGAAGACCCTTCTCCATTACCATCTTCTGTGCTTTGTCACTTCTGTCAACAGAAACTAAAAAGGCAGACAACGCAACTTGAGCCAAAGAGATGTCCTCAGTTTTACAGGCATGTGAAACAGTGGCAAGCAAACTGGAGCTCCAGTCGGAAACAGAATCGCTTAATGGAAGACTGAGATCCTCTAACAACAGCCGAGCCACCAAACTCCCATGCCACTTCACAGTCCTCTCCGGTGCCATTAAGGCTGTCATGACAACTTGCCCATCACGATCAAGTTCTTGAATATGAGATCTATTTGTATCAGAAGCCATTGCCCAGTTTGCCAGTGCCCACGCAGCAAATGGCACTGCGACATGTTGACAATGTAAATCATCCCAAAGGCCAGGAATGACGGCGGATGACAAATTAGCTTGTGAAGAATTATCATGTTTACTAAGCAATGCAAATGTTTTAGGAGTCCCCTCTCCCGCATTAGCATTAAGGTCACCCAACGGCGCAAGCCCACTGGTTCTTGATAGTCCCAGAACTGTGGTTCCTTCAAGGATTTTAATTCCAATCCCCTTAATCCCACTTCTTCCATCGTCactgtcatcatcttcttctggcTCATCAAAATACATACCACCTTCCTCAATTACTTGAATTGCCGCAGCGATATCTCTCATCGTAGCATTTCCTGGCAACGATGACTTAAACGGTGCCTTTTCTATTGTGTCACAGTTGGAAGTGACAATATCCATTATGGCAGCCACAAGCATGCTCCTACCTTTCAAAGAATCAGAAATATCGAATGAACTACGTCTTGAGTGCTGCTCCCAAAGAAAAGCTATATATCAATGGCAAAACACAACCANNNNNNNNNNNNNNNNNNNNNNNNNNNNNNNNNNNNNNNNNNNNNNNNNNNNNNNNNNNN
The sequence above is a segment of the Camelina sativa cultivar DH55 chromosome 10, Cs, whole genome shotgun sequence genome. Coding sequences within it:
- the LOC104716713 gene encoding uncharacterized protein LOC104716713 isoform X1; the encoded protein is MIRLRYSLLRYCNRRLFHRLPRPFSSYSWPTTGSSGPSLNLNKPKLTPPPPPPHQSRGLLPSFRTLSPTSSFSKKSVFVLSAAALSSAVAYSAVFPSDHDQSNRNPSGNSRVYESIEDAVQKSGNSLRRVLHHARQTGVAASVLWQSLRSVLSSANHEVRAGFELRVAALLADIASANAARRAALVGAGSGAVVDWLLETVALPGDRIGAQDEAARALAYLIADPTVRKDALGRPDAVPKLLRFIFSCQPKNKKHSRRSSFDISDSLKGRSMLVAAIMDIVTSNCDTIEKAPFKSSLPGNATMRDIAAAIQVIEEGGMYFDEPEEDDDSDDGRSGIKGIGIKILEGTTVLGLSRTSGLAPLGDLNANAGEGTPKTFALLSKHDNSSQANLSSAVIPGLWDDLHCQHVAVPFAAWALANWAMASDTNRSHIQELDRDGQVVMTALMAPERTVKWHGSLVARLLLEDLSLPLSDSVSDWSSSLLATVSHACKTEDISLAQVALSAFLVSVDRSDKAQKMVMEKGLHLMRDSARKTSKHKAVQEGLSKALELLCAGDMHLSLEESQKWSGILLSWVLGKVASDTVQSSARRILSRTFEDYGPHSVPISQGWLTLIMNEILNHSKALSAKGASLPKNEKPKVDQSKVSSATQSTNQLAGAVVNLAMAQLGTVPDSVNNVPLADLLLSEPFAVPIKNLKKDTVPKFNAAESALATLKAIKSLTDVCAEDSVCQNKIVDFGILCLLRRFLLCDDYEKLGAIEAYDASRALEARERTPDSLGESSITDMQDPCSVRVPASAHIRRHAARLLTILSLLPQVQKIILADETWCKWLDDCARGNISGCSDPKTQSYARASLLNVYCNQRDGSESGNGGSSKPDISDTNSNCPRYGDMIFLINPGLAHWKCPEKEQQSGKKNETASEGVSANAADAVRDHVGDASDLSSSMVPSSSGSRVHDPEFDVIFLHGLRGGPFKTWRIAEDKSSTKSGLVEKIDQEAGKLGTFWPSEWLSNDFPQARLFTLKYKTNLTEWSGASLPLQEVSSMILEKLVSAGIGDRPVVFVTHSMGGLVVKQMLHKAKEEKLDKLVNNTAGVIFYSCPHFGSKLADMPWRMGLVLRPAPSIGELRSGSPRLVELNDLLRQLHKKGVVEVLSFCETKVTPIVEGYGGWAFRMEIVPIESAYPGFGELVVLESTDHINSCKPLSRSDPSYTEALQFLRKLSTQRSNSHVKQESEIHD
- the LOC104716713 gene encoding uncharacterized protein LOC104716713 isoform X3 is translated as MLVAAIMDIVTSNCDTIEKAPFKSSLPGNATMRDIAAAIQVIEEGGMYFDEPEEDDDSDDGRSGIKGIGIKILEGTTVLGLSRTSGLAPLGDLNANAGEGTPKTFALLSKHDNSSQANLSSAVIPGLWDDLHCQHVAVPFAAWALANWAMASDTNRSHIQELDRDGQVVMTALMAPERTVKWHGSLVARLLLEDLSLPLSDSVSDWSSSLLATVSHACKTEDISLAQVALSAFLVSVDRSDKAQKMVMEKGLHLMRDSARKTSKHKAVQEGLSKALELLCAGDMHLSLEESQKWSGILLSWVLGKVASDTVQSSARRILSRTFEDYGPHSVPISQGWLTLIMNEILNHSKALSAKGASLPKNEKPKVDQSKVSSATQSTNQLAGAVVNLAMAQLGTVPDSVNNVPLADLLLSEPFAVPIKNLKKDTVPKFNAAESALATLKAIKSLTDVCAEDSVCQNKIVDFGILCLLRRFLLCDDYEKLGAIEAYDASRALEARERTPDSLGESSITDMQDPCSVRVPASAHIRRHAARLLTILSLLPQVQKIILADETWCKWLDDCARGNISGCSDPKTQSYARASLLNVYCNQRDGSESGNGGSSKPDISDTNSNCPRYGDMIFLINPGLAHWKCPEKEQQSGKKNETASEGVSANAADAVRDHVGDASDLSSSMVPSSSGSRVHDPEFDVIFLHGLRGGPFKTWRIAEDKSSTKSGLVEKIDQEAGKLGTFWPSEWLSNDFPQARLFTLKYKTNLTEWSGASLPLQEVSSMILEKLVSAGIGDRPVVFVTHSMGGLVVKQMLHKAKEEKLDKLVNNTAGVIFYSCPHFGSKLADMPWRMGLVLRPAPSIGELRSGSPRLVELNDLLRQLHKKGVVEVLSFCETKVTPIVEGYGGWAFRMEIVPIESAYPGFGELVVLESTDHINSCKPLSRSDPSYTEALQFLRKLSTQRSNSHVKQESEIHD
- the LOC104716713 gene encoding uncharacterized protein LOC104716713 isoform X2 — protein: MIRLRYSLLRYCNRRLFHRLPRPFSSYSWPTTGSSGPSLNLNKPKLTPPPPPPHQSRGLLPSFRTLSPTSSFSKKSVFVLSAAALSSAVAYSAVFPSDHDQSNRNPSGNSRVYESIEDAVQKSGNSLRRVLHHARQTGVAASVLWQSLRSVLSSANHEVRAGFELRVAALLADIASANAARRAALVGAGSGAVVDWLLETVALPGDRIGAQDEAARALAYLIADPTVRKDALGRPDAVPKLLRFIFSCQPKNKKHSRRSSFDISDSLKGRSMLVAAIMDIVTSNCDTIEKAPFKSSLPGNATMRDIAAAIQVIEEGGMYFDEPEEDDDSDDGRSGIKGIGIKILEGTTVLGLSRTSGLAPLGDLNANAGEGTPKTFALLSKHDNSSQANLSSAVIPGLWDDLHCQHVAVPFAAWALANWAMASDTNRSHIQELDRDGQVVMTALMAPERTVKWHGSLVARLLLEDLSLPLSDSVSDWSSSLLATVSHACKTEDISLAQVALSAFLVSVDRSDKAQKMVMEKGLHLMRDSARKTSKHKAVQEGLSKALELLCAGDMHLSLEESQKWSGILLSWVLGKVASDTVQSSARRILSRTFEDYGPHSVPISQGWLTLIMNEILNHSKALSAKGASLPKNEKPKVDQSKVSSATQSTNQLAGAVVNLAMAQLGTVPDSVNNVPLADLLLSEPFAVPIKNLKKDTVPKFNAAESALATLKAIKSLTDVCAEDSVCQNKIVDFGILCLLRRFLLCDDYEKLGAIEAYDASRALEARERTPDSLGESSITDMQDPCSVRVPASAHIRRHAARLLTILSLLPQVQKIILADETWCKWLDDCARGNISGCSDPKTQSYARASLLNVYCNQRDGSESGNGGSSKPDISDTNSNCPRYGDMIFLINPGLAHWKCPEKEQQSGKKNETASEGVSANAADAVRDHVGDASDLSSSMVPSSSGSRVHDPEFDVIFLHGLRGGPFKTWRIAEDKSSTKSGLVEKIDQEAGKLGTFWPSEWLSNDFPQARLFTLKYKTNLTEWSGASLPLQEVSSMILEKLVSAGIGDRPVVFVTHSMGGLVVKQMLHKAKEEKLDKLVNNTAGVIFYSCPHFGSKLADMPWRMGLVLRPAPSVNRRATKWFTKTSGAE
- the LOC104716713 gene encoding uncharacterized protein LOC104716713 isoform X4, whose amino-acid sequence is MIRLRYSLLRYCNRRLFHRLPRPFSSYSWPTTGSSGPSLNLNKPKLTPPPPPPHQSRGLLPSFRTLSPTSSFSKKSVFVLSAAALSSAVAYSAVFPSDHDQSNRNPSGNSRVYESIEDAVQKSGNSLRRVLHHARQTGVAASVLWQSLRSVLSSANHEVRAGFELRVAALLADIASANAARRAALVGAGSGAVVDWLLETVALPGDRIGAQDEAARALAYLIADPTVRKDALGRPDAVPKLLRFIFSCQPKNKKHSRRSSFDISDSLKGRSMLVAAIMDIVTSNCDTIEKAPFKSSLPGNATMRDIAAAIQVIEEGGMYFDEPEEDDDSDDGRSGIKGIGIKILEGTTVLGLSRTSGLAPLGDLNANAGEGTPKTFALLSKHDNSSQANLSSAVIPGLWDDLHCQHVAVPFAAWALANWAMASDTNRSHIQELDRDGQVVMTALMAPERTVKWHGSLVARLLLEDLSLPLSDSVSDWSSSLLATVSHACKTEDISLAQVALSAFLVSVDRSDKAQKMVMEKGLHLMRDSARKTSKHKAVQEGLSKALELLCAGDMHLSLEESQKWSGILLSWVLGKVASDTVQSSARRILSRTFEDYGPHSVPISQGWLTLIMNEILNHSKALSAKGASLPKNEKPKVDQSKVSSATQSTNQLAGAVVNLAMAQLGTVPDSVNNVPLADLLLSEPFAVPIKNLKKDTVPKFNAAESALATLKAIKSLTDVCAEDSVCQNKIVDFGILCLLRRFLLCDDYEKLGAIEAYDASRALEARERTPDSLGESSITDMQDPCSVRVPASAHIRRHAARLLTILSLLPQVQKIILADETWCKWLDDCARGNISGCSDPKTQSYARASLLNVYCNQRDGSESGNGGSSKPDISDTNSNCPRYGDMIFLINPGLAHWKCPEKEQQSGKKNETASEGVSANAADAVRDHVGDASDLSSSMVPSSSGSRVHDPEFDVIFLHGLRGGPFKTWRIAEDKSSTKSGLVEKIDQEAGKLGTFWPSEWLSNDFPQARLFTLKYKTNLTEWSGASLPLQEVSSMILEKLVSAGIGDRPVVFVTHSMGGLVVKQMLHKAKEEKLDKLVNNTAGVLCIKYIMSTLADILQLPTFWQQASRYALANGSCVAPGSIYRRATKWFTKTSGAE